Proteins encoded within one genomic window of Variovorax sp. OAS795:
- a CDS encoding M4 family metallopeptidase produces the protein MPLRPTPLLQPSFVPPYLLDRLAEHAGAHASARAAQTRLIDREHRGLREAVGSNGVSSGPVPRYLRRGSPARAIHDAEHTMALPGRQVRAEGQAAIGDIAADEAYDYLGATYRLYHDVFERDSIDAAGMPLTGSVHYGNDYDNAFWNGRQMVFGDGDGDVMNRFTIAVDIIGHELTHGVIDHECGLVYQGQPGALNESICDVFGALVKQHLLKQTAQQADWLVGAGLFTGKVKARALRSMAEPGMAYDDPVLGRDPQPAHMKDFVDTRQDNGGVHINSGIPNRAFHLAATAVPGPAWETAGRAWYDTVCDRRLRQDADFADFAQLCIENAARRFGTGSAVHQAVGTAWNTVGVSTS, from the coding sequence ATGCCGCTGCGGCCGACGCCCCTTTTGCAACCCAGCTTCGTACCGCCTTACCTGCTGGACCGGCTGGCGGAACACGCCGGCGCGCACGCCAGCGCACGCGCCGCACAGACGCGGTTGATCGACCGCGAACACCGCGGCTTGCGCGAGGCCGTGGGCTCCAATGGCGTGTCTTCCGGCCCGGTGCCGCGCTACCTCCGGCGGGGCTCGCCCGCGCGCGCGATCCACGACGCGGAGCACACCATGGCCTTGCCCGGCCGGCAGGTGCGCGCCGAAGGCCAGGCTGCCATCGGCGACATCGCGGCCGACGAAGCCTACGACTACCTGGGCGCCACCTACCGCCTGTACCACGACGTCTTCGAGCGAGATTCCATCGACGCCGCGGGCATGCCGCTGACCGGCAGCGTGCATTACGGCAACGACTACGACAACGCATTCTGGAACGGCAGGCAGATGGTGTTCGGCGATGGCGACGGCGACGTCATGAACCGCTTCACCATCGCCGTGGACATCATTGGCCACGAGCTCACGCATGGCGTCATCGACCACGAATGCGGCCTCGTCTACCAGGGACAGCCCGGCGCGCTCAACGAATCGATCTGCGATGTGTTCGGCGCGCTCGTCAAGCAGCATCTGCTGAAGCAGACGGCGCAGCAGGCCGACTGGCTGGTGGGCGCGGGTCTTTTCACCGGCAAGGTGAAAGCGCGCGCGCTGCGCTCGATGGCCGAGCCCGGCATGGCCTACGACGACCCGGTGCTGGGCCGCGACCCGCAGCCTGCCCACATGAAAGACTTCGTCGACACGCGGCAGGACAATGGCGGCGTGCACATCAATTCCGGCATTCCGAACCGCGCCTTCCATCTCGCTGCCACGGCTGTTCCGGGCCCGGCATGGGAAACGGCGGGCCGCGCCTGGTACGACACTGTCTGCGACAGGCGGTTGCGCCAGGACGCCGACTTTGCGGACTTCGCGCAGCTCTGCATAGAGAATGCGGCCAGGCGCTTCG
- a CDS encoding YciI family protein yields the protein MFIVTLSYIRPLEELDALMDGHMAWLRKHYESGLFLASGRQVPRKGGVIFARSGDRAALEAVLARDPFVQNGVATTEVIEFVPSMTAPATEILKTV from the coding sequence ATGTTCATCGTCACCCTCAGCTATATCCGCCCCCTCGAAGAGCTCGATGCTTTGATGGACGGGCACATGGCGTGGCTTCGAAAGCACTATGAAAGCGGCCTCTTCCTGGCCTCGGGCCGGCAGGTGCCGCGCAAGGGCGGCGTGATCTTCGCGCGCTCGGGCGACCGCGCCGCGCTGGAGGCGGTCCTGGCGCGCGATCCGTTCGTTCAGAACGGCGTGGCGACCACCGAAGTGATCGAGTTCGTGCCGAGCATGACCGCCCCCGCGACCGAGATCCTCAAGACCGTCTGA
- a CDS encoding VOC family protein, with protein sequence MANKQIFVNLAVKNLEKSKAFFAALGYTFNEKFTDANAACLVIQEGSIHAMLLAEDFFKTFTDKSLTDTSKSTEVLLCLSCESRAEVDEMVAKAVAAGGTVPRAPQDYGFMYGHGFQDIDGHLWELMYMDPNAEVVHQNP encoded by the coding sequence ATGGCCAACAAGCAGATCTTCGTGAACCTCGCCGTCAAGAACCTCGAGAAGTCCAAGGCTTTCTTCGCCGCGCTCGGCTATACCTTCAACGAGAAATTCACCGACGCCAACGCCGCGTGCCTGGTCATCCAGGAGGGCAGCATCCATGCGATGCTGCTGGCCGAGGATTTCTTCAAGACCTTCACCGACAAGAGCCTCACCGACACCAGCAAGAGCACCGAGGTGCTGCTGTGTCTCTCGTGCGAAAGCCGCGCCGAGGTCGACGAGATGGTGGCCAAGGCGGTGGCCGCGGGCGGCACGGTGCCGCGCGCGCCGCAGGACTACGGCTTCATGTACGGCCACGGCTTCCAGGACATCGACGGCCACCTGTGGGAGCTGATGTACATGGACCCGAACGCCGAAGTGGTCCACCAGAATCCGTGA
- a CDS encoding pirin family protein: MQRGRPDIPKSSAADSSAARPKERNTEVPSNNNRPEESRSPVLQVSPLGFPWQTIDPFLFCVYHDDAYPNANAQMGPEAPLAGRQIGQDFSRKDGWSMYHGQTVPGFPSHPHRGFETVTIVRKGLVDHSDSLGATARFGGGDVQWLTAGKGIVHSEMFPLLDTQAPNPLELFQIWLNLPARSKMAEPHFTMFWSEAIPRFASTDAKGGRTDVAVIAGRIGDAATNGQEPIAPLAPPPDSWAAEADADVAIWTLRMTPGAQWTLPAAAGAGTRRMLYFFKGGFAHIAGRRVEGPAAIELRADVPVEVVNGDGEAAEFLLLQGRPIAEPVVQYGPFVMNTQAEISQTLADYRRTQFGGWPWDDPAPVHGNSAARFARHPGGREELPRA; this comes from the coding sequence GTGCAGCGCGGGCGCCCCGATATTCCGAAGAGCAGCGCCGCCGACTCCTCCGCGGCGCGCCCCAAGGAAAGGAATACCGAGGTGCCTAGCAACAACAACCGCCCTGAAGAAAGCCGCAGCCCCGTGCTGCAGGTGAGCCCGCTGGGCTTTCCGTGGCAGACGATCGATCCGTTCCTGTTCTGCGTCTATCACGACGACGCCTATCCCAATGCCAACGCGCAGATGGGGCCCGAAGCACCGCTCGCCGGCCGGCAGATCGGCCAGGACTTCAGCCGCAAGGACGGCTGGAGCATGTACCACGGCCAAACGGTGCCCGGCTTTCCCTCGCACCCGCACCGAGGCTTCGAGACGGTGACCATCGTGCGCAAGGGGCTTGTAGACCATTCCGACTCACTGGGCGCCACCGCGCGTTTCGGCGGCGGCGACGTGCAGTGGCTCACGGCCGGCAAGGGCATCGTGCATTCGGAGATGTTTCCGCTGCTCGACACCCAGGCGCCGAACCCGCTGGAGCTGTTCCAGATCTGGCTCAACCTGCCGGCCCGGAGCAAGATGGCCGAGCCGCACTTCACGATGTTCTGGTCGGAAGCGATTCCGCGCTTTGCATCCACCGATGCGAAGGGCGGGCGCACGGACGTCGCAGTCATCGCGGGCCGCATCGGCGATGCGGCGACCAATGGGCAGGAGCCGATCGCGCCGCTGGCACCGCCGCCCGATTCGTGGGCCGCAGAGGCCGATGCCGACGTCGCGATCTGGACCCTGCGCATGACGCCCGGTGCGCAATGGACGCTGCCGGCCGCCGCGGGCGCCGGCACGCGGCGCATGCTGTACTTCTTCAAGGGCGGCTTCGCACACATCGCGGGCCGGCGTGTGGAAGGGCCCGCCGCCATCGAATTGCGTGCCGACGTGCCCGTGGAGGTGGTCAATGGCGACGGAGAAGCCGCCGAGTTCCTGCTGCTGCAGGGCCGCCCCATCGCAGAGCCGGTGGTGCAGTACGGGCCGTTCGTGATGAACACACAGGCCGAGATCAGCCAGACCCTGGCCGACTACCGCCGCACGCAGTTCGGCGGCTGGCCCTGGGACGATCCGGCGCCGGTGCACGGCAACAGCGCCGCGCGCTTTGCGCGGCATCCCGGCGGGCGCGAGGAACTGCCACGGGCCTGA